The sequence below is a genomic window from Myxococcota bacterium.
GACAGCAGCTGGTGGGCGAACCTGCAACGCAACCCGCGCATCCGCGTGCGTCACGACGACATCGAGTATCCCTTCGCCTTCCGCCAGGTCACCGACGCGGACGAGAAGGTGCGCATCGACGAAGTGTTCCTCACCAAGTACGGCGGCTGGGAACGCATGCTGTTTCCCCAGGAACGCGGCGAGACCCACGAGAACTACGGGCGGCTGCTGCCCGTCGCCGCAGGCAGCGGGTACTGAGGCGTTACGCCTCCAGCGCGCTGCGCCAGAACGCCAGCATGTCTTCGTCGAACACGGGCGCGAGGTCTTCGCGCCCGGCGATGTGGGCGCCCTCTCGACCGAAGCCGGCCTTGATCGCGTAGACCATCAGGTCGCGATCGACGAGCTCGGGGTCGGCTGCGTTCGTGACCGGGTGGATCATCGCGCCATCGTCGGCGAGGTAGACGGTGGGCGCCGCCGGTGCGACGCGTGCGTCGGGAAGCGCCTCGAAGGGCGTGGCGCGATCGAAGCTGTGGTGGGCGCCGTCGACGATGCGCAGCGTGGCGTCGCCCCCGGCCAGGGTCATGGCGTGCACGTGGGCCTGGACCTGCTGCACCGAACACCAGTCGTCGCGATCACCGATGATCGCGCGCACCCGCGTGCCGCCGAGCTCGGGACGCTCGAACTGGTGCCCACTCCACGGATAGGCCGCGTAGACCGCGCGTAGCTTCGGGGCCGGATGCGCCGCGGCGAAGGGCACGGCGGCCGCCGTGAGCACGGCCGATCCTCCCCGGCTGTGACCCTGGGCGCCGATCCGGGTCGCGTCGATCTCGGGCCGCTCCGCCAACGCGGCCGCGGTCACCAACACGTCCCAGGCGCTGGCTGCGAAGG
It includes:
- a CDS encoding dienelactone hydrolase family protein, which encodes MASTASKHDIRLPGGRTGTPLQIATANPKNPAEAIAKGTSLATFPLPGTLFVPDGDGPFPVVIVVPGSLGLAPSHLAKSELLVEAGIAACPIEPFLARSVTSTIANQTQYSFAASAWDVLVTAAALAERPEIDATRIGAQGHSRGGSAVLTAAAVPFAAAHPAPKLRAVYAAYPWSGHQFERPELGGTRVRAIIGDRDDWCSVQQVQAHVHAMTLAGGDATLRIVDGAHHSFDRATPFEALPDARVAPAAPTVYLADDGAMIHPVTNAADPELVDRDLMVYAIKAGFGREGAHIAGREDLAPVFDEDMLAFWRSALEA
- a CDS encoding DUF2255 family protein, with the protein product MKLRALGFGVALLLSLGCASPPLATEPIDWDDADEAWSILVVTTEPDGGDRVTRIWLAMEGEEAVLRTGDSSWWANLQRNPRIRVRHDDIEYPFAFRQVTDADEKVRIDEVFLTKYGGWERMLFPQERGETHENYGRLLPVAAGSGY